In one Maniola jurtina chromosome 13, ilManJurt1.1, whole genome shotgun sequence genomic region, the following are encoded:
- the LOC123871489 gene encoding dolichyl pyrophosphate Man9GlcNAc2 alpha-1,3-glucosyltransferase, translating into MGKSAEPERFTLTKCALVPGLCLALLVRWCVAAYPYSGRGAPPMFGDYEAQRHWQELTVHTPARQWYRNTTQNDLQYWGLDYPPLSAYHSLLLGLVAERLEPESVRLFASRGYEGEAHKSFMRWSVFLSDLYFYVSAALCLCVDAERAATRRGVLQRTDVASVLLLLYPGLLLVDHGHFQYNCVSLGLFLWATFFVVAVENDTLATIFFVLALNYKQMELYHALPFFIYLLRKCFTWLPHKGRVSHVVHRFNKLAIAVISSFIIIWYPLVHSWDDILQILHRLFPVKRGVFEDKVSNVWCTANVLVKLKDVYTNEEMVRLCVGCTLVASLPACADLFFRINRKKFVLCLINVSLAFFLFSYQVHEKSILLAAVPVALHLPEDPFMCFWFLLVSTFSMLPLLLKDGLLIPFLCTSAIYVSFYSIALRLSGQGTGVLSWVSAGAVYEATRVERGLGRVALKLLSTLFFLSLQGMCWLALGALLVAPPPRYPDLFPLLISVFCCLHFLLFLAYFTRQQLLLPACVPVQGKLKKN; encoded by the coding sequence ATGGGCAAGAGCGCGGAGCCGGAGCGGTTCACGCTGACGAAGTGCGCGCTGGTGCCGGGGCTGTGCCTGGCGCTGCTGGTGCGCTGGTGCGTGGCGGCCTACCCGTACTCGGGGCGCGGCGCGCCGCCCATGTTCGGCGACTACGAGGCGCAGCGCCACTGGCAGGAGCTGACGGTGCACACGCCGGCGCGCCAGTGGTACCGCAACACGACGCAGAACGACCTGCAGTACTGGGGGCTGGACTACCCGCCGCTCAGCGCCTACCACAGCCTGCTGCTGGGGCTCGTGGCCGAGCGGCTGGAGCCCGAGTCCGTGCGCCTGTTCGCGTCGCGCGGCTACGAGGGCGAGGCGCACAAGAGCTTCATGCGCTGGAGCGTGTTCCTCAGCGACCTGTACTTCTACGTGAGCGCCGCGCTGTGCCTGTGCGTGGACGCGGAGCGCGCGGCGACGCGGCGCGGCGTGCTGCAGCGCACGGACGTGGCGAGCGTGCTGCTGCTGCTGTACCCCGGCCTGCTGCTGGTGGACCACGGCCACTTCCAGTACAACTGCGTGTCGCTCGGCCTGTTCCTGTGGGCCACCTTCTTCGTAGTGGCCGTGGAGAACGACACCCTGGCCACCATATTCTTCGTGCTGGCTCTGAACTACAAGCAGATGGAGCTGTACCACGCGCTGCCCTTCTTCATCTATCTACTCCGCAAGTGCTTCACTTGGCTGCCGCACAAGGGCCGCGTGTCGCACGTCGTGCACCGGTTCAACAAGCTGGCCATCGCAGTCATCTCCAGCTTCATCATCATCTGGTATCCGCTGGTCCACTCGTGGGACGATATTCTGCAAATTCTTCATCGACTGTTCCCAGTCAAACGAGGAGTATTCGAAGACAAAGTGTCAAATGTCTGGTGCACGGCCAACGTGTTGGTTAAGCTGAAGGACGTATACACCAATGAAGAGATGGTGCGGCTGTGCGTTGGCTGCACGCTGGTGGCGAGCCTGCCCGCCTGCGCGGACCTCTTCTTTAGGATTAACAGAAAGAAGTTTGTTCTGTGCCTAATAAACGTGTCGCTGGCGTTCTTCCTGTTCTCGTACCAGGTGCACGAAAAGTCCATCCTGCTGGCGGCGGTGCCGGTGGCGCTGCACTTGCCGGAAGACCCCTTCATGTGCTTCTGGTTCCTGCTGGTATCCACGTTCAGCATGCTGCCGCTGCTGCTGAAGGACGGGCTGCTGATCCCGTTCCTGTGCACCTCCGCGATCTACGTGAGCTTCTACAGCATCGCGCTGCGCCTGTCGGGGCAGGGCACGGGCGTGCTCAGCTGGGTGAGCGCGGGCGCGGTGTACGAGGCGACGCGCGTGGAGCGCGGGCTGGGCCGCGTGGCGCTGAAGCTGCTCAGCACGCTGTTCTTCCTGTCGCTGCAGGGCATGTGCTGGCTGGCGCTGGGCGCGCTGCTGgtggcgccgccgccgcgctacCCCGACCTGTTCCCGCTGCTGATCTCCGTGTTCTGCTGCCTGCACTTCCTGCTGTTCCTGGCGTACTTCACGCGCCAGCAGCTGCTGCTGCCCGCGTGTGTGCCCGTGCAGGGAAAGCTCAAGAAGAACTAA
- the LOC123870962 gene encoding uncharacterized protein LOC123870962, with protein MDGFELQETDTLRVLGLTLDKNLNYVQHIKEVTAKSIKLYKKVSRTARAHWGLSPEILKTIYISVVEPTMLYAANVWAGKSQTAQVKVLLDRVTRTFGITICKAHRTLSLESSAILAGILPLDLRAVERSTLYRVRKTGKELDLLPGREAEITISPYDLPHPAKRRSINYGLVEDRQDLEKLLQLKMPIIYTDGSKIEGKVGAALSCTIEDKEILQKKLPLASYCSVYQAEAVALREAVKTMVKDRRFRKAFILSDSRATLDSLRNPSALHPIIAEIKDLISKLNEMEGEAQFFWVKAHIGIVGNERADELAKLAATSCKTVPVCDRFPVSFAKRLIRDSTLDTWQARYAESNKGATTKKFLPDVRRAYRIIRSLKLDNKVAQLFSGHGGFRAYLHRFKLAPDPFCNCDGETPQTVEHVILECPKFLRDRYDCECRMDQVIALSNLEELLSDKNHRGVFLAFALEVVKSTARANGSTSA; from the coding sequence ATGGATGGTTTTGAACTACAAGAAACTGACACATTACGAGTACTTGGACTTACGCtggataaaaacctaaattatgtACAACACATAAAGGAAGTGACGGCCAAGTccataaaattgtacaaaaaggTTTCCAGAACAGCACGTGCACATTGGGGTTTAAGTCCGGAGATCCTCAAGACAATTTATATATCAGTTGTGGAACCAACTATGCTGTACGCAGCTAATGTATGGGCTGGGAAGAGCCAGACGGCCCAGGTGAAAGTGCTTCTCGATCGTGTTACAAGGACGTTTGGTATAACTATATGCAAAGCACATCGAACACTTTCCTTGGAATCCAGCGCTATACTAGCTGGTATATTGCCTTTGGATCTGAGAGCGGTTGAGAGGTCTACATTATACAGAGTCAGAAAAACAGGAAAGGAATTGGATCTACTGCCAGGTCGGGAAGCTGAAATTACCATAAGCCCATACGACCTTCCACATCCAGCGAAAAGACGGAGCATTAATTATGGACTGGTAGAGGACCGACAGGACCTGGAGAAGCTTCTGCAGTTGAAAATGCCCATAATCTACACAGACGGCAGCAAAATCGAAGGGAAGGTTGGGGCAGCCCTATCCTGTACCATTGAGGACAAGGAAATTCTTCAGAAAAAGTTGCCGCTGGCAAGCTACTGCTCCGTATATCAAGCTGAAGCAGTAGCGCTGCGCGAAGCGGTTAAGACAATGGTAAAGGACAGAAGATTCAGAAAAGCATTCATTTTGTCGGACTCTAGAGCCACTCTGGACAGCCTTCGGAACCCCTCAGCCCTACATCCAATCATTGCGGAAATAAAAGACCTTATAAGTAAGTTGAATGAGATGGAAGGGGAGGCACAGTTCTTTTGGGTGAAAGCACACATAGGAATAGTAGGAAACGAAAGAGCAGATGAGCTTGCCAAATTGGCGGCTACAAGCTGCAAAACTGTTCCTGTGTGTGACAGATTCCCTGTGTCCTTCGCCAAGCGTCTCATCAGGGACTCCACGCTCGACACTTGGCAGGCAAGATATGCCGAGTCGAACAAAGGAGCCACAACGAAGAAGTTCTTGCCTGACGTGAGACGGGCCTACAGGATAATCCGTTCGCTTAAGTTAGACAATAAAGTTGCTCAGTTATTCTCGGGGCACGGAGGTTTTCGAGCGTACCTACATAGATTTAAACTGGCACCTGATCCATTCTGCAACTGTGATGGAGAAACTCCACAGACAGTAGAGCACGTCATACTTGAATGCCCTAAATTTTTGAGGGACAGGTACGACTGTGAATGCAGGATGGACCAGGTGATTGCACTGAGTAACCTGGAAGAGTTACTAAGCGACAAGAACCACCGTGGCGTTTTTCTCGCATTTGCCTTGGAAGTGGTGAAGAGCACTGCGAGAGCCAATGGTTCAACGTCAGCTTAG